The genomic DNA TTATTAAAAATGGGGGACCATTTCCTTCTGCACCTGTTATCACCATAAAATTAACAAGCAGCATACCAAACATCGCCAAAGCTCTAGCAAAATCCAATCCGATAATGCGCTTTTTTGTATTCACTTCAATCCCTTCCTTCAAAAATGCTGTTTACAGCCTCAAGCCATATTTGTTTATAATTCATATCTACATGTAACATCATAAAATTCCCGATATTATCAAGCACTAATGCTAACATATGAGCTTTTGAAACTAGGTTTTTATTTTCAATTAATTGAAGTTCAGTTGCTTTTGTAAGGAGTGATTCAAATCCTTGTAAATATTCTGTTTGCACAGTTAGTAATCGCTCTTTGTACATATCGTTTCTTGAAGATAGTAATACATATTCTTGCAACACACGATTAAAATATGGATCGTTAAGCTGTTCATCTATCATTTTAAAGCCAATTTCAACACATTTCTCAACAAAATTTTCTTTCGTAAATGCTTCTGTATCGAAAAACGCAGAAAACTGCATAGCCTTGCATAATTCAGTAAAGATAACTTCAATTAAAGAATCTTTAGATTTAAAGTAATAATATATAGATGGTTTTGCAATCCCAACTTCCTCAGCAATCATCGTATAAGTTGTTTTAGCAATGCCGTATTCAGCAAATAATCGGTAACTAACATCCATAATTGAAGAGAAGGTTTCTTCACTTTTACTCATTGTAACGCCTCCTTTCATAAAACATATCATGAATTATTTTTATTTTCAACCTACCGTTAGGTAAAAAAACAAGTCTGTTCTTCATACGGTTCTTTTAAAAATTTATTTCATTTTACATGCAATTATTGAGAAAGTTTCATCTGTAATAAATACAAAGGTAATAGAATTGTTCATAGAGAATTAAACGTAGATTCAATTTTTATCCATCCATTTTGTAAAGAATGATTGCCTAGTGGTAATGGGAAAAGGTTGGGCTACTTTATTAGGGGGAGTGGTTCTATGTTTAATAAAAAAATGGTGGCAATGGCG from Bacillus basilensis includes the following:
- a CDS encoding TetR/AcrR family transcriptional regulator, with protein sequence MSKSEETFSSIMDVSYRLFAEYGIAKTTYTMIAEEVGIAKPSIYYYFKSKDSLIEVIFTELCKAMQFSAFFDTEAFTKENFVEKCVEIGFKMIDEQLNDPYFNRVLQEYVLLSSRNDMYKERLLTVQTEYLQGFESLLTKATELQLIENKNLVSKAHMLALVLDNIGNFMMLHVDMNYKQIWLEAVNSIFEGRD